The sequence TCGAGGTGCTTGACCAGGGCGCGGAGGCTGTTGCCGTGGGCGGCGACCAGGACCGTGCGGCCGGCCAGGAGGTCCGGGACGATGCCGTCGTACCAGTACGGCAGCATGCGGACGACGACGTCCTTCAGGCACTCCGTGCGCGGGCGCAGCTCCGGCGGGATCGTCGCGTAGCGGGCGTCGTCGCTCTGGGAGAACTCGGTGCCGTCCTCAAGGGCGGGCGGCGGGGTGTCGTACGAGCGGCGCCAGAGCATGAACTGCTCCTCGCCGAACTCGGCGAGCGTCTGGGCCTTGTCCTTGCCCTGGAGGGCGCCGTAGTGGCGCTCGTTCAGGCGCCAGGAGCGGTGGACGGGGATCCAGTGGCGGTCCGCGGACTCCAGCGCGAGCTGGGCGGTGCGGATGGCGCGCTTCTGGAGGGAGGTGTGCAGCACATCGGGGAGCAGGCCGGCGTCCTTCAGCAGCTCACCGCCGCGGACCGCCTCCTTCTCGCCCTTTTCGGTGAGGTTGACGTCCACCCAACCGGTGAACAGGTTCTTCGCGTTCCATTCGCTCTCGCCGTGGCGGAGGAGGATCAGCTTGTACGGTGCGTCGGCCATGAGCCCGAGCGTAATCGAACCCGTGCGGGCAGCGCGCGACCGGCCACAGGGCGGACAGGGGGCGGGGGAGGGGCCGTTCTCGATTGACGGGCCGTGTCAATTGGGTGGCCGGGGCTCCTCGCGGCTTCGTAATGTTCGGACCGCTGGTGGGCCGCTTACCCTTTCCGGCCCTTCCCGATGCCGATCCGCCGTACTCCCTGGGGGGAACCCGTATGTCTGCCGCCGCCGGTCCCGGACGGGCCACCCGGGCCGCCCGGGAAACGGTCTCCGGTCTCCCCAGGGAGTTCTGGTGGCTGTGGACCAGCACCCTGGTCAACCGCCTCGGGGGGTTCGTCGCCACCTTCATGGCGCTGTACCTGACCATGGAGCGCGGCTACTCCGCCTCGTACGCCGGTCTTGTCGTCGCCCTGCACGGGCTCGGCGGGGTCGTGTCCTCGCTCGGGGGCGGGGTGATGACGGACCGCTTCGGGCGGCGGCCCACGATGCTGATCGCCCAGGTCGCCACCGCCGTCTCGGTCGCCGCGCTCGGGTTCATGGTCCACCCGGTCGCCATTGCCGCCGTCGCCTTCCTCGTCGGCATGGCGACCAACGCCTCGCGCCCCGCGGTCCAGGCGATGATCGCCGACATCGTCCCCGCCAAGGACCGGGTGCGGGCCTTCTCGCTCAACTACTGGGCCATCAACCTCGGTTTCGCCGTCGCGTCCGCCGGTGCCGGGTTCATCGCCGAGTACAGCTATCGCGCCGGCTTCCTCTGCGAGGCCGTGATGACCCTGACCTGCGCCGTCGTCGTCTTCCTGAAGGTGCCGGAGTCCCGGCCGGAGCGGGACCCGTCGGCGCGCCCGGCCTCCGGAGCGGCGCACGACGACGGCGTACGGCTGGCCACCGTGCTGCGCGACGGGCGGTTCATGGGAGTCGTCGGGCTGTCCTTCGTGATCGCGCTGATCTTCCAGCAGGGTTACGTGGGCCTGCCGGTCGCGATGGGCGCCGACGGATTCGGCAGCTCCGACTTCGGCACGGTGATCGCGGTCAACGGGGTGCTCATCGTCGCGCTCCAGATCCCCGTCACCCGGTTCATCCAGAACCGCGACACGCGCAGGCTGCTCGTCATGTCCTCGCTGCTGGCGGGGTACGGATTCGGGCTGACCGCCTTCGCGGGTTCCGTCGGCCTGTACGCGCTGACCATCTGTGTGTGGACCGTCGCCGAGATCATCAACGCGCCCGTGCAGAACGGCCTGGTCGTCCAGCTGTCGCCCGCCCACGGCAGGGGGCGCTACCAGGGCATGTACACCCTGTCCTGGTCGGCCGCCGCGCTCGTCGCACCCCTGATGTCCGGCGTGGTCATCGACCACTTCGGCGCCGGGTGGCTGTGGGGGACCTGCGCTCTCCTGGGCACCGCCGCGGCCGCCGGCTACTGGCTGCTCATGCACAACCTGCCGGCCGGGGACGAGGCAGCGGCGGAGAGCCCCGCCGCCCCGCAGCCCGCCGACGCCCGCGCCGCCCGGCCCGCCGTGGAACAGGCCGGCTGAGACCGCGCGGGGGTACGGGGGCAGGCCGCCCTCGTACCCCGTACGGCGGTGCGCCGCCCCGTCAGCCCGAGCAGCCCCCGCACTGGCACGGTGCTCCGGACTGGCAGCCGCACCCGCAGCCCGAGCCGCAGCCACAGGCGCCGAGGACGGTCAGGCGCACCGCCTCGGCGGGAGCCTCCTGCTGGGGGTCGGTCATGGGGGAATCGGCCATGGTTCCTCCTCAAGGCGTACGACAGGGCCGCACGGCACGGGCCCCGCGACCGGGGCGTACGGACAGGTCGTGCCGCCCCACCCCATTGGATGCCCACCCGGACGGGCGCATCAACGGCGCATGTGTGCAGGAACGTGTGTGCGAGCCGTGCGCGCGGGCGCGCGCCCCGGCCGTCCACGCCCCGGCCTTCCCGCGCCCCCGGCCTCGTACACCCCGCTCGCCGCTCCTTACGCGCCCTCCACCGGCACCGGCTGCTGGATCTCGTCCGCGTGCTCGCCCGTCACCAGGTAGACCACCCGCTTGGCCACCGACACCGCGTGGTCGGCGAACCGCTCGTAGTAGCGGCCCAGCAGCGTCACGTCGACGGCCGTCTCGATGCCGTGCTTCCAGCGGTCGTCCATCAGGTGCTGGAACAGCGTGCGGTGCAGGAGGTCCATCTCGTCGTCGTCCTGCTCCAGCTGGAGTGCCAGGTCGACGTCCTTGGTGATGATCACCTCGGCGGCCTTCGCCATCAGCCGCTGCGCGAGCTGGCCCATCTCCAGGATGGTGGCGTGCAGGTCGTGCGGGACCGCCGACTGCGGGAAGCGCAGCCGGGCCAGCTTGGCGACGTGCTGGGCGAGGTCGCCCGAGCGCTCCAGGTCGGCGCTCATCCGCAGCGAGGTGACCACGATCCGCAGATCGGTCGCCACCGGCTGCTGGCGTGCCAGCAGCGCGATGGCCCGCGCCTCCAGATCGTGCTGGAGGTCGTCCACCTTCTGGTCCGCGGCGATCACCGACTCCGCGAGCTTGAGATCGGCGTCGAGCATGGACGTCGTCGCCCGGCCGATCGCCGACCCGACGAGCCGGGCCATCTCGACCAGCCCCTCGCCGATCGAGTCGAGTTCCTCGTGGTATGCGTCACGCATGGATGTCCCTCTCCAGTCCTGAACCGGGGCCGGGGCCGGCTGCGCACCGGATCCGAAGCCCGCCGGGTGCCGGCGCCGACCCCCATGACGCCACCGTGACGGCCGTACGCGTCGGATTCCGACCGGCCAAGTGAACCGGTGCTTGCCCCTCGGTGAACTCTGGGCGACGAGTCCCCGAGGAGGCACCCGCACCGCTGGGAGAGTGTCCGAGGTGGCGCATAACCTGGAGACATGGACGTGAACGCGGCGGTCGCCGCAGCTGCCGCGATCGCCGGGGTCGGTACCGGTGTGATCGCCATGCTGGCGTTCCGCTGGAGCGAGCGCGACCAGAAGAAGCCGACGCGTACCTCCCTGCGGCCCGACAGCAACGCCCCGCTGCCCCCCGGCGTCGACACGGTCCTGTCCGTGCTCAGCTCCTCGGCCGTCGTGCTGGACGAGAGCGACAGCGTCGTCAAGGCCAGCTCCGCCGCGTACGCGCTGGGACTGGTGCGCGGCGGACGCCTCGCCGTCGAACCGATGCTGAACATGGCGCGCGACACCCGCAGGGACGGCGAGATACGCCAGGTCGAACTGGACCTTCCGCGCCGTGGCACCGGCCGGGGCGAGGCCCTGGCGGTCTCCGCCCGGGTCGCCCCGCTCGGCTCCCGCCTGGTGCTGCTGCTGGTCGAGGACCTCACCGAGGCCCGCCGTATCGAAGCGGTCCGGCGCGACTTCGTCGCCAACGTCAGCCATGAGCTCAAGACGCCGACCGGCGCCCTGTCCCTGCTCTCGGAAGCCGTCCTGGACGCCTCCGACGACCAGGAGGCGGTGGAGCGGTTCGCGGGGCGCATGCAGATCGAGGCGACCCGGCTCACCAACCTCGTCCAGGAGCTCATCGACCTCTCCCGGGTGCAGAACGACGACCCGCTGGAGGACGCCGAGCCGGTCCGCGTGGACGAGCTCGTCGCCGAGGCCATCGACCGCTGCCGGCAGCAGGCCGGCTCCAAGCAGATC comes from Streptomyces sp. Mut1 and encodes:
- a CDS encoding phosphoglyceromutase; its protein translation is MADAPYKLILLRHGESEWNAKNLFTGWVDVNLTEKGEKEAVRGGELLKDAGLLPDVLHTSLQKRAIRTAQLALESADRHWIPVHRSWRLNERHYGALQGKDKAQTLAEFGEEQFMLWRRSYDTPPPALEDGTEFSQSDDARYATIPPELRPRTECLKDVVVRMLPYWYDGIVPDLLAGRTVLVAAHGNSLRALVKHLDGVSDADIAGLNIPTGIPLAYELDADFRPLNPGGTYLDPDAAKAAIEAVKNQGKKK
- a CDS encoding MDR family MFS transporter → MSAAAGPGRATRAARETVSGLPREFWWLWTSTLVNRLGGFVATFMALYLTMERGYSASYAGLVVALHGLGGVVSSLGGGVMTDRFGRRPTMLIAQVATAVSVAALGFMVHPVAIAAVAFLVGMATNASRPAVQAMIADIVPAKDRVRAFSLNYWAINLGFAVASAGAGFIAEYSYRAGFLCEAVMTLTCAVVVFLKVPESRPERDPSARPASGAAHDDGVRLATVLRDGRFMGVVGLSFVIALIFQQGYVGLPVAMGADGFGSSDFGTVIAVNGVLIVALQIPVTRFIQNRDTRRLLVMSSLLAGYGFGLTAFAGSVGLYALTICVWTVAEIINAPVQNGLVVQLSPAHGRGRYQGMYTLSWSAAALVAPLMSGVVIDHFGAGWLWGTCALLGTAAAAGYWLLMHNLPAGDEAAAESPAAPQPADARAARPAVEQAG
- the phoU gene encoding phosphate signaling complex protein PhoU, producing MRDAYHEELDSIGEGLVEMARLVGSAIGRATTSMLDADLKLAESVIAADQKVDDLQHDLEARAIALLARQQPVATDLRIVVTSLRMSADLERSGDLAQHVAKLARLRFPQSAVPHDLHATILEMGQLAQRLMAKAAEVIITKDVDLALQLEQDDDEMDLLHRTLFQHLMDDRWKHGIETAVDVTLLGRYYERFADHAVSVAKRVVYLVTGEHADEIQQPVPVEGA
- a CDS encoding sensor histidine kinase, with translation MDVNAAVAAAAAIAGVGTGVIAMLAFRWSERDQKKPTRTSLRPDSNAPLPPGVDTVLSVLSSSAVVLDESDSVVKASSAAYALGLVRGGRLAVEPMLNMARDTRRDGEIRQVELDLPRRGTGRGEALAVSARVAPLGSRLVLLLVEDLTEARRIEAVRRDFVANVSHELKTPTGALSLLSEAVLDASDDQEAVERFAGRMQIEATRLTNLVQELIDLSRVQNDDPLEDAEPVRVDELVAEAIDRCRQQAGSKQITMASGGAADLRIWGNRGQLAAALGNLVENAVNYSPARTRVGIAARRVVVTGGDEIEIAVTDQGIGISETDRERVFERFYRVDPARSRATGGTGLGLAIVKHVAASHGGEVTVWSSEGQGSTFTLRLPEAGSARDRDRPSGGPLIVNGDEAPGPDTAPDTSEPFPAPEALP